DNA from Streptomyces rishiriensis:
TGACGAGGACGCGCGCGCGGACCGTTCGCCGGGCGAGTTCTACCAGCTCGACGTCGAGATGAGCTTCGTCGAGCAGGAGGACGTCTTCCAGCCGATCGAGAAGCTCATGACGGAGCTGTTCGAGGAGTTCGGCGGCGGTCGTCATGTCACCTCCCCCTTCCCGCGCATCCCGTTCCGCGAGTCGATGCTGAAGTACGGCTCCGACAAGCCGGACCTGCGGGCTCAGCTGGAACTCACCGACATCACCGACATCTTCGAGGGCTCGGAGTTCAAGGCCTTCGCGGGCAAGCACGTCCGTGCGCTGCCGGTGCCGGACGTCGCCGCTCAGTCCCGGAAGTTCTTCGACCAGCTCGGCGACTTCGCGGTGACGCTGGGCGCGAAGGGGCTGGCCTGGGTCCGGGTGGCCGAGGACGGTTCGCTGACCGGCCCGATCGCGAAGTTCCTGACCGAGGAGAACGTCGCCGAGCTGACCAAGCGCCTGTCGCTGGCCGCCGGTCACGCGGTGTTCTTCGGCGCGGGCGAGTTCGACGAGGTCTCGAAGATCATGGGCGCGGTGCGGGTCGAGGCCGCCAAGCGTGCCGGGCACTTCGAGGAGAACGTCTTCCGCTTCTGCTGGATCGTCGACTTCCCGATGTACGAGAAGGACGAGGAAACCGGCAAGATCGACTTCTCGCACAACCCGTTCTCGATGCCGCAGGGCGGTCTGGAGGCCCTGGAGACCCAGGACCCGCTGGACATCCTGGGCTGGCAGTACGACATCGTCTGCAACGGCGTCGAGCTGTCCTCCGGCGCGATCCGGAACCACGAGCCGGAGATCATGCTCAAGGCGTTCGAGATCGCGGGCTACGACCGGGAGACGGTCGAGGACAAGTTCGCCGGCATGCTGCGCGCGTTCCGCTTCGGCGCCCCGCCGCACGGCGGTATCGCCCCGGGCGTCGACCGCATCGTGATGCTGCTGGCCGATGAGCCGAACATCCGCGAGACCATCTCCTTCCCGCTCAACGGCAACGCCCAGGACCTGATGATGGGCGCGCCGACGGAGCTGGAGGAGGCCCGGCTGCGGGAGCTGCACCTGTCGGTGCGCAAGCCGCAGCCCAAGTAGCGGTAAGCGGCGGAAGCCGCGGAAGCAGGCGGTACGAACGAAAGTGGCCCGGAACCGGCGTCGGTTCCGGGCCACTTTCGTTTTCCCCGGGAACTGACAGCCCTTCCTTATGCTGCTGACAGGTTTGGTCCCTAGCGTCCCGGCTTCATGACGGGAACTCAGAAACCACACAGCGAACAGGACTTATCGCGTCGGAAGGTCGTGGCCGTCGCCGCGGGCGGCATCGCGACGGTGGGCCTGGGCGGCACCGCCTTCGCTGCGGGCGCCGCCGGTGAGCGCGGCGGAACGACCCCGGCCGGCGCCGGCGTCGGTTCCGACGGGGAGGTCTGTTACCGCCTGACCTCGGAGACGGTCGAGGGCCCCTACTACATCGACGCCGACAAGATCCGCCGGGATGTCACGGAGGACCGGGAGGGCATCCCGCTCCTCCTCGCCCTGAAGGTGATCGACTCGGAGACGTGCAGACCGATCCGGAACGCGGCCGTCGACATCTGGCACTGCGATGCGGCGGGGGTGTACTCGGGTTACGAGGGCCAGGGAAACGGCGGTGGCGGTGGCGGTCCCGCTCCGACCGGAGAGCCCCCGACCGGCGAACCTCCGACGGGCGCGCCCACCGGGGCGCCCCCGGGCGGCGGCCACCAGGAGCCCACGGACGACAGCCGCTACCTGCGCGGCACCTGGCGTACGGACCGGCACGGTCAGGTGACCTTCCGGACGGTCTTCCCTGGCTGGTACCGGGGCCGCTGTGTCCACATCCACGTCAAGGTGCACGTGGACGGCGAGTGGACGGACGCCGGCTATGAGGGCGGGCACACCTGCCACACCGGGCAGTTCTTCTTCGACGAGGAGTCGGTGCTCGCCTCGGCGGTGGTGGAGCCGTACGCGAGCAACGCCGCGGAGCGCACGACCCTCACCGAGGACACGATCTACGACCAGAGCGGTACGCAGGGCGGTCTGCTGAAGCTGCGCTACGACAAGCGGGACATCGCGAGGGGCGTTCACGGGTCGATCACGGTCGGAGTGGACCCGGACGCGACGGAGGACGGCCAGGGTTCGCCGCCGCGGCCGAGCGCGTCCGCTTCGGCGTCCGATTCCGCCTCGGCGTCGGCTGCCTCTTCGGTCTCCGACAGCTGACGGATCTCCGACGACGGATCTCCAGCCGACGGATCCCTCCGGGCCACGCCCCCCGACCTGTGTGTCGGGGGCGTGGCTCTCCTCATGGGTTCACGACGCGGCCACGGCCGGCGTCGGCTCGAGGTGCGCGGCCTCCCGTCCCCTCCTCGAATCCTCACCGCAGGCGCACAGGAAGCCCGAGGGGGGAGCACAGCGCCGCGTCGTCTCATGGCGGTACGTCGGCACGGACCGGCGGGCAAGGTCGGGCAAGGTCGGGCGAAGGAGGAAGCCAGTCATGGGATCCACGGGATTCATGATCACGCTGTCGGTGCTGCTGATCGTCGGCGCGGTGGCGGTGGTGGCGGCCCAGCGCCTCACGGGTCGCACCGGGCGTCTGAACGGTCGCGCCGGCCGCCGCCCCGGCCGGTCCCATCGGTCCGGTCCACCGGGCCCCTCCCGACTGTCCGACCTGGACGCGGAGGTGGAGGCGAACCACTGGCTGATCCGGCTGGGTGGCGGTCTCGTACCGCCGGACGCGCGGGCGTGGGCGGGTGCGGACGAGGCGGCGGGCCGGGCGCTGACCGGCGCGGCGGAGTGCCATCGCGCGGCGCGGCGCCGGCTGACCGGGGCCCGTACGGCGGACGAGTACGAGGAGGTCACGCGGCTGGCGAGGGAAGGGCTGGAGCATCTTCGGGTGGCGCGGGCGGCCCTGGGACAACCGGCCGCGGGTGCGGGTGCGGGTGCGGGTGCGGGTGCGGGTGCGGGGGCGTCGGGCCGGCCGGCCTCGGTCGGGGGCGTGTCCGCCCTCCCCCTTGCCGCCCGCGTGCCGGCGGTGGGCGTGGCCTGCGTGGTCACCTCTCGGTAGGGCCGGGGCCCGCTGGGACGGTGCCGCTGTCGGGTCACCGCCTGCTTCGGCTTGGGGCGCGTCGGCGTATCGGCGTCGTTGTCCTACCTCAGACACCAGCCGCGAAGTAGCGGGGTAACCACGTGCTCGCCGCCGTGGCGGCCCGTTCGTCGTGTTCACGCAGCATCCGCATGACGGTGGCGGGCGAGGGGTGCCGGCCCCGCTTCGCGCCCCTGGCGATGACGAGCCGCCTGGCGTGTCGCGCAGGCTCATCTCCTGGTCGCGTAGGTGCAGGGCCATGGACGGCATGGGTTCGTCCGCGACGCCGGCGCCGCCGATGGTCTTGCCGCGCTTACGCGCGGACTCGTGACCTTCCAGGGTGCGGTCCCGGATGTACTCGCGCTCCATACCGGACATGGCCGCGAGCACGGTGAACACGATGCCGGACGGGTCGTGCGAGCCCTTCAGTTCCCCGGTGAGGAACTCCAGCCCGACGTCGCTCGCCTTCAGCTCCTCGGCGAGCATGGCGAGTTCGATACCGCGGCCGAGTCGCTTGTGTTCGTGGACGACGAGGGTGACAGCGACGCCGGAGGAGCGGACCTCACCAGCAAGCTTTACGGCGGCCTCCAGCTCGGGGCGCTTGGTCGCACGGGTGGAATTCTTCTCCGAGAAGACCCGGGTGCCCCCGGCCTCG
Protein-coding regions in this window:
- a CDS encoding intradiol ring-cleavage dioxygenase; amino-acid sequence: MTGTQKPHSEQDLSRRKVVAVAAGGIATVGLGGTAFAAGAAGERGGTTPAGAGVGSDGEVCYRLTSETVEGPYYIDADKIRRDVTEDREGIPLLLALKVIDSETCRPIRNAAVDIWHCDAAGVYSGYEGQGNGGGGGGPAPTGEPPTGEPPTGAPTGAPPGGGHQEPTDDSRYLRGTWRTDRHGQVTFRTVFPGWYRGRCVHIHVKVHVDGEWTDAGYEGGHTCHTGQFFFDEESVLASAVVEPYASNAAERTTLTEDTIYDQSGTQGGLLKLRYDKRDIARGVHGSITVGVDPDATEDGQGSPPRPSASASASDSASASAASSVSDS
- the aspS gene encoding aspartate--tRNA ligase, with translation MHRYRSHTCGELRASDVGTDVRLSGWLHNRRDLGGILFIDLRDHYGITQLVARPGTPAYEALDRLTKESTVRIDGKVVSRGTENVNPDLSTGEIEVEVGEVELLGAAQPLPFTINAEDGVNEERRLEYRFLDLRRERMHRNIMLRTSVISAMRHKMTALGFNEMATPILSATSPEGARDFVVPSRLHAGRFYALPQAPQQFKQLLMISGFDRYFQIAPCFRDEDARADRSPGEFYQLDVEMSFVEQEDVFQPIEKLMTELFEEFGGGRHVTSPFPRIPFRESMLKYGSDKPDLRAQLELTDITDIFEGSEFKAFAGKHVRALPVPDVAAQSRKFFDQLGDFAVTLGAKGLAWVRVAEDGSLTGPIAKFLTEENVAELTKRLSLAAGHAVFFGAGEFDEVSKIMGAVRVEAAKRAGHFEENVFRFCWIVDFPMYEKDEETGKIDFSHNPFSMPQGGLEALETQDPLDILGWQYDIVCNGVELSSGAIRNHEPEIMLKAFEIAGYDRETVEDKFAGMLRAFRFGAPPHGGIAPGVDRIVMLLADEPNIRETISFPLNGNAQDLMMGAPTELEEARLRELHLSVRKPQPK